A genomic region of Sulfobacillus acidophilus DSM 10332 contains the following coding sequences:
- a CDS encoding hypothetical protein (KEGG: ipa:Isop_2983 hypothetical protein~SPTR: Putative uncharacterized protein), whose amino-acid sequence MRGVRFSQLFWRLGSGIWLGTIFFFFVGIAPNIFVLVPMPYSGRFVTHIFPLYYAIGLIAGGVAFLAGLALAWTSRRSGRWLLAAITGLAWVLLWYAYDLLLRMQHLSPNSGPFQGMHQTSIVVNTIVMVVLLVAYVIEALVA is encoded by the coding sequence ATGCGGGGAGTCCGGTTCAGTCAATTGTTTTGGCGATTAGGCAGCGGGATCTGGTTGGGGACGATTTTTTTCTTTTTTGTCGGGATTGCCCCCAACATTTTTGTCTTGGTGCCGATGCCCTATTCAGGGCGATTTGTCACCCATATTTTCCCCTTGTATTATGCGATTGGGTTGATAGCCGGCGGCGTGGCGTTTTTGGCCGGCCTTGCTTTGGCGTGGACATCCCGTCGATCGGGACGCTGGCTCTTGGCGGCAATAACCGGATTGGCGTGGGTACTGTTATGGTATGCGTATGATCTGCTCTTACGCATGCAGCATCTGTCGCCCAATTCAGGGCCTTTCCAGGGCATGCACCAAACGTCGATCGTGGTCAACACCATCGTCATGGTGGTATTGCTGGTCGCGTACGTGATTGAAGCGTTAGTGGCATAA
- a CDS encoding biotin/lipoate A/B protein ligase (PFAM: Biotin/lipoate A/B protein ligase family~COGs: COG0095 Lipoate-protein ligase A~InterPro IPR004143~KEGG: bld:BLi03988 YwfL~PFAM: Biotin/lipoate A/B protein ligase~SPTR: Conserved protein YwfL), with translation MRPRARLVQLSREAPPEQLRLSPVLAETVARSTAASGEPAVIIRHQPAYVLLGPKDRRLPRLYEAVQWLESLGYPVLMRLGGGSAVLLDGHCLSFGVTRPCRDFTQWEKNFREMAWGAILGLRQLGIPADFGRAEGSYCEGPFDLVANGQKIAGIAQTIRGGYALVSGMVLWDQDPVATTALIQEFYERAGSDLRLRPEAVTALVRLPGQSQLTLESLEARLIQGFRELYDLVDHPLEPAEWALAESLYHTRVVQPTHMSTTPSAG, from the coding sequence ATGCGGCCCAGAGCCCGACTCGTTCAACTCTCGCGCGAAGCACCGCCGGAACAGCTTCGCCTGTCACCCGTCTTGGCGGAAACCGTGGCACGGTCCACCGCCGCCAGCGGAGAACCGGCCGTGATTATTCGCCATCAACCCGCCTATGTGTTGTTAGGTCCCAAAGACCGACGATTGCCCCGCCTTTATGAGGCCGTGCAATGGTTGGAATCGTTGGGCTATCCGGTGTTGATGCGGCTTGGCGGCGGATCCGCCGTTCTCTTGGACGGCCATTGCCTCAGTTTTGGGGTGACCCGCCCTTGCCGCGATTTTACCCAATGGGAGAAAAACTTCCGGGAAATGGCTTGGGGGGCAATTTTAGGATTACGCCAACTCGGCATCCCGGCGGATTTTGGTCGGGCCGAGGGCTCCTATTGCGAAGGCCCGTTTGACCTGGTCGCGAACGGACAGAAAATTGCGGGCATCGCCCAAACCATTCGCGGCGGATATGCCTTGGTCAGCGGCATGGTGCTCTGGGATCAGGATCCGGTGGCCACCACCGCCTTGATTCAAGAGTTTTATGAACGGGCCGGCAGTGACCTCCGCCTCCGGCCGGAGGCGGTAACCGCCTTGGTCCGTTTGCCGGGACAATCCCAGTTAACCCTGGAATCTCTCGAAGCCCGTCTGATCCAAGGGTTTCGCGAACTTTATGATTTGGTCGACCACCCGCTAGAACCGGCCGAATGGGCATTAGCCGAATCGCTTTATCACACCCGGGTTGTCCAACCGACCCACATGAGTACCACCCCGTCGGCGGGATGA
- a CDS encoding Peptidylprolyl isomerase (PFAM: Cyclophilin type peptidyl-prolyl cis-trans isomerase/CLD~COGs: COG0652 Peptidyl-prolyl cis-trans isomerase (rotamase) - cyclophilin family~InterPro IPR002130~KEGG: mru:mru_0145 peptidyl-prolyl cis-trans isomerase~PFAM: Peptidyl-prolyl cis-trans isomerase, cyclophilin-type~PRIAM: Peptidylprolyl isomerase~SPTR: Peptidyl-prolyl cis-trans isomerase), whose translation MQAIIETDKGRMVLDLFPGEAPGTVANFAQLARSGFYNGLTFHRVIPNFVIQGGCPRGDGTGGPGYTIKCETEGNPHQHIRGALSMAHRGKDTGGSQFFICHSPQPHLDGVHTVFGQLVEGFDVLDAIRQGDHMTQVLIVEDEPK comes from the coding sequence ATGCAAGCAATCATCGAAACCGACAAGGGTCGGATGGTTTTAGACTTATTTCCGGGCGAAGCCCCCGGCACCGTGGCGAATTTTGCCCAACTGGCCCGTTCCGGCTTTTATAACGGATTGACCTTCCATCGGGTCATTCCCAATTTCGTCATTCAAGGCGGATGTCCCCGGGGGGACGGGACCGGCGGCCCCGGATATACCATCAAATGCGAAACCGAAGGCAACCCCCATCAGCACATTCGTGGAGCCCTATCGATGGCCCACCGTGGAAAGGATACGGGTGGCAGTCAATTTTTTATTTGCCACTCGCCCCAACCCCATTTGGATGGCGTCCACACCGTATTTGGACAGTTAGTGGAGGGATTTGACGTGTTAGACGCCATCCGACAGGGCGATCATATGACTCAGGTCCTCATTGTCGAGGATGAGCCCAAATAA
- a CDS encoding acylaminoacyl-peptidase (PFAM: Prolyl oligopeptidase family; WD40-like Beta Propeller Repeat~COGs: COG1506 Dipeptidyl aminopeptidase/acylaminoacyl-peptidase~InterPro IPR011659:IPR001375~KEGG: sth:STH906 acylaminoacyl-peptidase~SPTR: Acylaminoacyl-peptidase) → MGPEALWQIRTWGQLAFHPHEPWLFFTERWFDPATNRSCHRIMRGVFGGLEWQRIEPFTAGNSDTRPAVSPDGRWLAFISERSKSAALWIMPLQGGGEAWPLTDFEGAVKDFAWHPDSDRLAVVLHLEGGILRPGRDSDERSPAGRGMSDWHAYYTRDVRHITRQYYKLDGTGYFDRGRDQLVLVSRSRQEVTVITGGFDDFSSPVWDESGDTLYFFHRPSDHPHPLHPLINRIESWHRITGQRRVWTHNPGIFSRLGRSEDGRSLLFCAEDPADHGYGLTRLYRLDLASGAVENVSGMLDRSVGDESVTDMPAPEHMLPYGRSDRIWMPVSREGRVVLTEFSHDQATLLWDAPRVVYDFAVRGDFVALAVADQSHPSGIQLARLGQETGPTAWAPGVPEGEAILPRPVRAISADGTPLQGWILVPPSAGVKVPAILEIHGGPMAMYGERFMWEFQCLASRGFAVVYGNPRGSTGYGAAFCGAIKGHWGTRDYEDVLALLDTAVAETPGVDAHRLGVAGGSYGGFMVNWLISHTDRFRAAVTMRSVVNRLSAMGSSDLGFLRVPQYGTKPWWEEIEPYWQQSPLKYAGQIHTPVLIEHQMEDQRLPLEQGEQLYAALKYLGRTAELLLYPGESHGMSRQGKPWHRVHRMEAICRWCTRYLGSSSTMRT, encoded by the coding sequence ATGGGACCGGAGGCCTTATGGCAGATTCGAACCTGGGGCCAATTGGCTTTTCATCCCCATGAGCCATGGCTCTTTTTTACCGAACGATGGTTTGATCCGGCTACTAACCGGTCTTGCCACCGCATCATGCGTGGAGTGTTTGGAGGTCTTGAATGGCAACGGATTGAGCCGTTTACCGCCGGGAATTCCGATACCCGGCCGGCGGTATCGCCAGATGGCCGTTGGCTCGCATTTATCTCGGAGCGGTCAAAGAGCGCCGCACTCTGGATCATGCCACTTCAGGGCGGCGGCGAAGCCTGGCCCTTAACCGATTTTGAGGGTGCGGTGAAAGATTTCGCCTGGCATCCCGATAGCGACCGGTTGGCGGTGGTGCTGCATCTCGAAGGGGGGATTCTGCGTCCGGGGCGGGATTCCGACGAGCGGTCACCCGCCGGCCGGGGCATGTCCGATTGGCACGCCTATTACACCCGGGATGTGCGGCATATCACGCGCCAATATTACAAGCTCGACGGAACCGGGTATTTTGACCGGGGGCGGGATCAACTGGTACTGGTCAGTCGGAGCCGACAGGAGGTTACGGTCATAACCGGCGGGTTTGACGATTTTTCGTCACCCGTCTGGGATGAGAGCGGGGACACCTTGTATTTTTTTCATCGGCCAAGCGATCATCCCCACCCGCTGCATCCCTTGATTAATCGGATAGAGTCCTGGCACCGAATCACCGGGCAACGCCGGGTATGGACCCATAACCCAGGTATTTTTTCCCGTCTGGGCCGTAGTGAAGACGGGCGCTCCTTATTGTTTTGTGCCGAGGATCCCGCGGATCATGGCTACGGGCTGACCCGCCTTTATCGTCTGGATCTCGCGTCCGGCGCGGTCGAAAATGTCTCGGGGATGTTGGACCGGTCGGTGGGCGACGAGAGTGTGACCGATATGCCGGCACCGGAGCATATGCTTCCTTACGGACGGTCGGATCGAATCTGGATGCCGGTTTCCCGTGAAGGTCGCGTGGTGTTAACGGAATTTAGCCATGATCAGGCGACATTGTTATGGGATGCGCCTCGGGTGGTCTACGATTTTGCCGTGCGCGGCGATTTCGTGGCCCTGGCCGTCGCCGACCAAAGCCACCCGTCCGGCATTCAATTGGCCCGATTAGGGCAGGAAACCGGACCGACGGCTTGGGCGCCTGGTGTGCCGGAGGGCGAGGCGATTTTGCCTCGGCCGGTCCGGGCGATATCGGCGGACGGTACCCCCCTTCAAGGCTGGATTTTGGTACCGCCAAGCGCGGGCGTTAAGGTTCCCGCGATTTTAGAGATTCATGGGGGCCCCATGGCCATGTACGGCGAACGCTTTATGTGGGAATTTCAATGTTTGGCATCTCGGGGCTTTGCGGTCGTGTACGGAAATCCCCGGGGATCCACCGGGTATGGCGCGGCGTTTTGCGGCGCGATCAAGGGACATTGGGGCACTCGCGATTATGAGGATGTGCTGGCGCTTCTCGATACCGCGGTGGCGGAAACCCCCGGGGTCGACGCTCACCGGTTGGGGGTCGCCGGGGGCAGCTACGGAGGATTTATGGTCAACTGGCTCATTTCCCACACGGACCGGTTCCGTGCCGCGGTGACCATGCGCTCGGTGGTAAACCGGTTAAGTGCGATGGGATCCAGTGATCTCGGCTTTTTGCGCGTACCGCAATATGGCACCAAGCCCTGGTGGGAAGAGATTGAACCCTATTGGCAACAGTCCCCCCTAAAATATGCCGGTCAAATTCATACTCCCGTCCTCATCGAACATCAAATGGAGGATCAGCGGTTGCCGCTGGAACAAGGCGAGCAGCTCTACGCCGCCTTAAAATATCTGGGTCGGACGGCAGAGCTGCTCTTATATCCCGGCGAATCCCACGGGATGAGTCGCCAAGGGAAACCCTGGCACCGGGTTCACCGCATGGAAGCGATCTGTCGATGGTGTACCCGTTATTTGGGCTCATCCTCGACAATGAGGACCTGA
- a CDS encoding xanthine dehydrogenase, molybdenum binding subunit apoprotein (PFAM: Molybdopterin-binding domain of aldehyde dehydrogenase; Aldehyde oxidase and xanthine dehydrogenase, a/b hammerhead domain~TIGRFAM: carbon-monoxide dehydrogenase, large subunit~COGs: COG1529 Aerobic-type carbon monoxide dehydrogenase large subunit CoxL/CutL homologs~InterPro IPR000674:IPR008274~KEGG: bts:Btus_2331 aldehyde oxidase and xanthine dehydrogenase molybdopterin binding protein~PFAM: Aldehyde oxidase/xanthine dehydrogenase, molybdopterin binding; Aldehyde oxidase/xanthine dehydrogenase, a/b hammerhead~PRIAM: Carbon-monoxide dehydrogenase (acceptor)~SPTR: Aldehyde oxidase and xanthine dehydrogenase molybdopterin binding protein), with translation MEQAMRPQMMGARVSRVEDPRLLTGRSRFMDDIQMPGMLEVAFVRSPHAAATIESVDFSRALAVPGVVRVLTADDCPYLLWQKSAYKVGQPALAQGAVFYVGQPVAAVVAESRYIAEDAAELITVRYRPKTPVLDMRQAIAGQPRSVHEGVDNVFYHKEYRTQGFEEAFQAAPYHLRETFRTNRQTAVTLEPRGTLAMLDPASGRLTVYASTQSPHRMREDIATIMGIPEHQVRIVVPEVGGGFGMKATTYPEDIVVVEAARLLNRPVKWISDRVESLLSDVHARDDIHDVEVAFDADGRIIAVRDHLMADGGAFAPYPYSGAVGETSLASRVLTGPYDIPHLATTIDCTYSNKTPLGAYRGVWGPIASFIQEGIVDRVARHLGLDPAEVRRRNMIRDEQFPYRNAAGMIYDAGSYRQSLESALSLIDYDGFRARQAELRQAGRYLGIGISAFVEPTAMASSEAGSIGYESCTVRIEPSGKVTAALGLGPTGQGHETTMAQILADQLGIPLEDIVVLHGDTDSAPLGGGTGGSRSGPIGGGAALVAGRQMRERLKTYAAQLLEAAEEDIELGQGKAWVAGVPDRAVTIREIAETAYMNVRKIPPGLPIGLEITARYLPPRPVSFSNGTHIAEVEVDIHTGLVRVTRYAVVNDCGRLINPTIVEGQIHGGVAQGVGSALLEVLRYDEHGQLTTTSLLDYLLPEAPDVPRMAIQHIETPSEGEGGIKGMGEGSLIASPAAIAGAISDALAPFGVLVNTLPVTPGDILSWVHGDKA, from the coding sequence ATGGAACAGGCGATGCGGCCACAAATGATGGGAGCCCGGGTGTCACGCGTCGAAGACCCCCGGTTGTTGACCGGACGAAGCCGGTTTATGGACGACATTCAAATGCCGGGGATGTTAGAGGTGGCGTTCGTGCGATCACCGCACGCGGCCGCGACTATCGAGTCGGTTGACTTCAGTCGTGCCCTGGCCGTGCCTGGCGTGGTACGGGTACTGACGGCGGACGATTGTCCCTACCTTTTGTGGCAGAAGTCGGCCTATAAAGTGGGTCAGCCGGCGCTGGCACAAGGTGCGGTGTTTTACGTCGGGCAACCCGTGGCGGCGGTGGTGGCGGAATCACGGTATATTGCCGAAGACGCGGCCGAATTGATTACGGTGCGCTATCGCCCCAAAACCCCGGTGTTGGACATGCGGCAGGCCATCGCCGGGCAACCGCGGAGCGTTCACGAGGGCGTCGACAACGTCTTTTATCATAAAGAATACCGAACCCAGGGATTTGAGGAGGCGTTTCAAGCCGCCCCCTATCATCTTCGGGAAACGTTTCGCACCAACCGGCAAACCGCGGTGACTTTGGAGCCGCGGGGAACCCTGGCGATGTTGGATCCCGCGTCGGGACGGCTGACCGTTTACGCGTCGACCCAATCGCCGCATCGGATGCGGGAAGACATCGCGACGATTATGGGGATTCCCGAACATCAGGTCCGGATCGTGGTACCCGAGGTGGGCGGGGGATTTGGAATGAAAGCCACCACATACCCGGAAGACATTGTGGTGGTGGAGGCCGCCCGGCTATTAAACCGTCCGGTGAAATGGATTTCCGACCGGGTGGAGTCGCTGCTGAGCGATGTCCATGCCCGCGACGACATCCACGATGTCGAGGTCGCCTTTGATGCCGACGGCCGGATTATTGCCGTGCGGGATCATTTAATGGCCGATGGCGGGGCATTTGCCCCGTATCCCTATTCCGGAGCGGTCGGCGAGACGAGTTTGGCATCTCGCGTGTTGACGGGGCCGTATGACATCCCGCATCTGGCCACGACGATTGATTGCACCTATTCCAACAAGACGCCCTTGGGGGCCTACCGAGGCGTCTGGGGGCCGATTGCCTCCTTTATTCAAGAGGGGATTGTCGATCGGGTTGCCCGGCATTTGGGACTCGATCCGGCCGAGGTCCGGCGTCGCAACATGATTCGAGACGAGCAATTTCCCTATCGTAACGCGGCCGGCATGATCTATGATGCGGGCTCGTACCGCCAGTCGTTGGAGTCGGCGCTTTCGTTGATTGACTATGACGGGTTTCGCGCGCGACAAGCCGAGCTTCGGCAAGCGGGGCGCTATCTCGGCATCGGGATTTCCGCGTTTGTGGAGCCGACGGCGATGGCGTCGTCGGAAGCGGGATCGATCGGCTATGAATCGTGTACCGTGCGCATTGAGCCCTCGGGCAAGGTAACCGCCGCGCTCGGGTTAGGTCCGACCGGGCAAGGACATGAGACGACGATGGCCCAAATATTGGCCGATCAGTTGGGGATCCCGCTGGAAGACATCGTGGTACTGCACGGGGATACCGATAGCGCGCCCTTGGGGGGCGGCACCGGAGGCAGCCGTAGCGGCCCTATCGGCGGCGGTGCCGCATTAGTGGCCGGAAGGCAAATGCGGGAACGTTTGAAAACCTATGCCGCCCAACTCTTAGAGGCCGCCGAAGAGGATATCGAACTGGGCCAGGGGAAGGCCTGGGTGGCCGGTGTGCCCGATCGGGCGGTAACCATTCGCGAAATCGCCGAAACCGCCTATATGAACGTGCGGAAGATTCCGCCCGGGCTGCCGATTGGATTGGAGATTACCGCCCGCTATCTGCCGCCGCGGCCGGTGAGCTTTTCCAACGGTACCCACATTGCGGAAGTCGAAGTGGATATTCATACCGGTCTGGTGCGGGTTACGCGGTATGCGGTGGTCAACGACTGTGGCCGGTTAATCAATCCCACCATTGTCGAAGGGCAGATTCACGGCGGGGTGGCGCAAGGCGTCGGGTCCGCCTTGTTGGAAGTTTTGCGCTATGACGAGCATGGGCAGCTGACCACCACCTCTCTGTTGGATTACTTGTTGCCGGAAGCCCCGGATGTGCCGCGCATGGCCATCCAACATATTGAAACCCCGTCGGAAGGGGAAGGGGGCATTAAAGGCATGGGGGAAGGCAGCCTGATTGCCTCGCCGGCGGCCATTGCCGGGGCCATTTCCGATGCGTTGGCGCCGTTTGGCGTCCTGGTCAACACCTTGCCGGTAACCCCCGGCGACATTTTAAGCTGGGTGCACGGGGATAAGGCATAA
- a CDS encoding Carbon-monoxide dehydrogenase (acceptor) (PFAM: 2Fe-2S iron-sulfur cluster binding domain; [2Fe-2S] binding domain~COGs: COG2080 Aerobic-type carbon monoxide dehydrogenase small subunit CoxS/CutS homologs~InterPro IPR001041:IPR002888~KEGG: bts:Btus_2332 (2Fe-2S)-binding domain protein~PFAM: [2Fe-2S]-binding; Ferredoxin~PRIAM: Carbon-monoxide dehydrogenase (acceptor)~SPTR: (2Fe-2S)-binding domain protein), whose translation MNNQRESIRLTVNGVQHTVDVEPRWTLADVLRHQLGLTGTHVGCEQGACGACTVLLDGEPVRSCLTFAIQADGHDVVTIEGLTPEDGLSPLQMAFQRHHALQCGFCTPGMVVTATALLQQQKPLTEDSVREALSGNICRCTGYQFIVDAVLDAADTSGQ comes from the coding sequence ATGAATAATCAACGGGAATCGATTCGTTTAACCGTCAATGGTGTGCAGCATACGGTAGACGTCGAGCCGCGCTGGACCCTGGCCGACGTGTTACGCCATCAGCTGGGATTGACCGGGACGCATGTCGGATGTGAGCAAGGCGCTTGTGGTGCCTGTACCGTGTTGTTGGACGGCGAGCCGGTGCGCAGTTGTTTGACCTTTGCAATCCAAGCCGATGGCCATGATGTGGTCACTATCGAAGGCCTCACCCCGGAAGACGGCCTATCGCCGCTACAAATGGCGTTTCAACGACATCACGCCCTCCAATGCGGATTCTGCACGCCGGGGATGGTGGTGACGGCGACCGCCTTATTACAACAACAAAAGCCCTTGACGGAAGACAGCGTACGGGAGGCACTCTCGGGCAACATCTGCCGATGTACCGGGTATCAATTTATTGTCGATGCGGTACTGGATGCCGCCGACACGAGTGGCCAATAG
- a CDS encoding Carbon-monoxide dehydrogenase (acceptor) (PFAM: FAD binding domain in molybdopterin dehydrogenase~COGs: COG1319 Aerobic-type carbon monoxide dehydrogenase middle subunit CoxM/CutM homologs~InterPro IPR002346~KEGG: bts:Btus_2333 molybdopterin dehydrogenase FAD-binding protein~PFAM: Molybdopterin dehydrogenase, FAD-binding~PRIAM: Carbon-monoxide dehydrogenase (acceptor)~SPTR: Molybdopterin dehydrogenase FAD-binding protein), which produces MKPAPFRYVRVSSMDEAIQVLQRHPDAKVLAGGQSLIPLMNFRLSRPSVLVDINGLADEWGRIALRDQGLEIGALVRHQQLATHPLVLTHLPTLAEAASHIGHWAIRNRGTLGGSLAHADPASELPAAMVALDARLVVRGPAGIREISAREFFLGLYMTALAPDEVIQSVWVPFAVGHQGFSEVARRVGDFALAGAYVTVHPKTVEVTWFGIADTPVRVDRIARDRIGPDSAVWRAILAEAVSDMTPDPVKWHEAEAVAHRAYLQATGRREMG; this is translated from the coding sequence ATGAAGCCGGCACCGTTTCGTTATGTGCGGGTCTCGTCGATGGACGAGGCGATTCAGGTTTTACAGCGTCACCCTGACGCGAAAGTGCTGGCGGGCGGCCAAAGTTTAATTCCGCTCATGAACTTTCGCCTCAGCCGGCCTTCGGTGTTGGTCGATATCAACGGCTTGGCGGACGAATGGGGCCGTATTGCCCTACGCGATCAGGGGTTAGAGATTGGGGCGTTGGTCCGCCATCAGCAATTGGCGACGCACCCCTTGGTGTTGACTCACCTGCCGACTCTGGCGGAGGCGGCAAGCCATATCGGCCATTGGGCTATCCGTAATCGGGGGACGCTCGGCGGTAGTCTGGCTCATGCCGATCCGGCGTCCGAATTACCGGCGGCGATGGTGGCGTTGGATGCGCGGTTGGTGGTGCGGGGGCCGGCCGGGATACGGGAGATTTCCGCCCGAGAGTTTTTCTTGGGTCTTTATATGACGGCGCTGGCTCCTGACGAAGTGATTCAATCGGTGTGGGTACCCTTTGCGGTCGGTCACCAGGGATTTTCCGAAGTCGCTCGCCGGGTCGGAGATTTTGCGCTGGCCGGGGCATATGTCACCGTACACCCGAAGACGGTGGAGGTGACCTGGTTCGGAATAGCGGATACCCCCGTGCGGGTTGACCGGATTGCGCGGGACCGCATCGGACCCGATTCCGCGGTCTGGCGGGCCATTTTGGCGGAAGCGGTCAGCGATATGACCCCCGATCCCGTCAAATGGCATGAAGCGGAAGCGGTTGCCCATCGGGCGTATCTACAGGCGACAGGACGAAGGGAGATGGGCTGA
- a CDS encoding VWA containing CoxE family protein (PFAM: VWA domain containing CoxE-like protein~COGs: COG3552 Protein containing von Willebrand factor type A (vWA) domain~InterPro IPR008912~KEGG: vei:Veis_4536 VWA containing CoxE family protein~PFAM: vWA containing CoxE-like~SPTR: VWA containing CoxE family protein) → MSPAHGDSITWLADKGHWTRRLRPMQAVQVTVPSRHGRRLGALADPDWRRTVTRWARTEAADPRFRRMRSPRRLAPVVMLWDVSGSMATYVPHYWPWVYRLVQTGAGRIGVFMFGTGLDDVTPAFELPPYLAQRALEAQMTTYGSGTAIGDSLALWIQQYGGDWIRPRTTVVIISDGWDTGSPERLEGALRTLRAQVARIIWINPLKATPGFEPKTRALKVAKHYWSRLTAGVRPSQLIAISRELGFH, encoded by the coding sequence TTGTCGCCGGCTCACGGCGATTCGATTACCTGGCTTGCAGACAAGGGGCACTGGACTCGGCGTTTACGACCGATGCAGGCGGTGCAAGTCACCGTTCCCAGTCGTCACGGGAGGCGCTTGGGTGCCTTGGCCGATCCCGATTGGCGGCGGACCGTCACCCGTTGGGCGCGCACCGAGGCGGCCGATCCTCGCTTTCGGCGTATGCGGAGTCCGCGTCGTTTAGCCCCGGTGGTGATGTTGTGGGACGTTTCGGGCTCCATGGCCACCTATGTCCCGCATTATTGGCCATGGGTCTATCGGTTGGTGCAGACGGGTGCGGGGCGCATCGGGGTGTTTATGTTCGGGACAGGCCTCGACGACGTCACTCCGGCATTTGAATTACCCCCCTACTTGGCGCAAAGGGCTTTAGAGGCCCAAATGACAACGTATGGTAGCGGGACGGCCATCGGCGATTCGTTGGCCCTGTGGATTCAACAATATGGCGGCGACTGGATACGACCGCGAACCACCGTGGTCATTATCTCCGACGGCTGGGATACCGGGTCTCCCGAACGGTTGGAGGGGGCGCTACGGACGTTAAGGGCCCAAGTGGCGCGGATTATTTGGATTAATCCGTTAAAGGCCACTCCCGGTTTTGAGCCCAAAACCCGGGCCCTCAAAGTGGCGAAACATTACTGGAGTCGGTTGACCGCCGGCGTGCGTCCGAGCCAGTTAATCGCGATTAGTCGCGAGTTGGGGTTTCATTAA